A region of Streptomyces deccanensis DNA encodes the following proteins:
- the cydD gene encoding thiol reductant ABC exporter subunit CydD, with product MFHVKPIDPRLLRYARATRFFLVVVVGLGVAGAALVIAQAMLIAEVVVGAFQHGMPVSELRTPLLLLAAVALGRALVSWLTELAAHRASAAVKSELRGRLLERATALGPGWLSGQRTGSLVALATRGVDALDDYFSRYLPQLGLAVVVPVAVLARIVTEDWVSAAIIVGTLPLIPVFMVLIGWATRSQMDRQWRLLSQLSGHFLDVVAGLPTLKVFGRAKAQAESIKRITGEYRQATMRTLRIAFLSSFALELLATISVALVAVTIGMRLVHGEMDLYIGLVILVLAPEAYLPVRQVGAQFHAAAEGLAAAEEIFEVLETPVPASGAGEIPRAGDLRFEGVTVRYPGRSYDAVTDVSFTVAPGETVALVGPSGVGKSTLLNVLLGFTEATAGSVRVGGADLSSLDLDAWRARVAWVPQRPHLYAGTIAENVRLARPDADDTAVRQALADAGALGFVDALPAGADTVLGEDGVGLSAGQRQRLALARAFLADRPVLLLDEPTASLDGETEAEVVQAVRRLAVGRTVLLVVHRPALLEVADRVVRLEAASGRGAAPAAERERAVAVSALPERQEALEPAPGEDLPLEQGGGVLTRVRRMAGPRRGRLTLALLLGSLALGSAVGLMATSGWLISRASQQPPVLYLMVAVTATRAFGIGRAVFRYTERLVSHDAVLRMLADTRVAVYRRLERLAPAGLRTIRRGDLLSRLVADVDALQDYWVRWLLPAGAAVTVSAASVGFTAWLLPEAGAALAVGLLAAGAGVPLVTGAVARRAEYRLAPARGVLATRVADLLTGTAELAVAGALPTRTAEARRADQALTRIASRAATATALGDGLTALVSGLTVAATALFGAQAVVDGRLSGVAMAVVVLTPLAAFEAVLGMPLAVQFRQRVRRSAERVYEVLDTPDPVREPEEPAEAPLSPFPLRLEGLGARYAGQDRNALTALDLTLDEGRRIAVVGVSGAGKTTLAQVLLRFLDAREGTYTLGGVDAGTLDGDAVRRLVGLCAQDAHLFDSSVRENLLLARKDAGEAELRDALARARLLDWADELPDGLDTLIGEHGARLSGGQRQRLALARALLADFPVLVLDEPAEHLDLPTADALTADLLAATEGRTTLLITHRLAGLDAVDEVVVLAEGRVAQRGTYAELALVDGPLREMLEREAAGELLAGV from the coding sequence GTGTTTCACGTGAAACCGATCGACCCACGACTGCTGCGGTACGCGCGCGCCACTCGCTTCTTCCTGGTGGTCGTCGTCGGACTGGGTGTTGCGGGAGCCGCGCTCGTCATCGCGCAGGCCATGCTCATCGCCGAAGTGGTCGTAGGCGCCTTCCAACACGGGATGCCGGTCTCCGAACTTCGGACTCCCCTGCTGCTCTTGGCCGCGGTCGCACTCGGCCGGGCTCTGGTCTCCTGGCTCACCGAGCTGGCCGCCCACCGCGCGAGTGCCGCGGTGAAGTCGGAGCTGCGGGGACGGCTGCTGGAACGAGCCACCGCCCTGGGGCCCGGCTGGCTGAGCGGGCAGCGCACCGGCTCGCTGGTCGCCCTCGCCACCCGTGGGGTCGATGCGCTCGACGACTACTTCTCGCGCTACCTGCCCCAGTTGGGTCTCGCCGTCGTCGTGCCCGTCGCGGTCCTCGCGCGGATCGTCACCGAGGACTGGGTGTCGGCGGCCATCATCGTCGGAACGTTGCCGCTGATCCCGGTCTTCATGGTGCTCATCGGCTGGGCCACCCGCTCGCAGATGGACCGTCAGTGGCGCCTGCTGTCACAGTTGTCGGGGCACTTCCTGGATGTCGTCGCCGGGCTGCCGACGCTGAAGGTGTTCGGCCGGGCCAAGGCCCAGGCCGAGTCGATCAAGCGGATCACCGGCGAGTACCGCCAGGCGACCATGCGGACGCTGCGGATCGCCTTCCTGTCGTCCTTCGCGCTGGAACTGCTCGCGACGATCTCGGTCGCGCTGGTCGCGGTCACCATCGGCATGCGGCTCGTCCACGGCGAGATGGACCTGTACATCGGTCTCGTCATCCTCGTCCTGGCTCCCGAGGCGTATCTGCCGGTGCGGCAGGTGGGCGCCCAGTTCCACGCGGCCGCCGAGGGGCTCGCGGCGGCCGAGGAGATCTTCGAGGTCCTGGAGACGCCGGTGCCGGCATCCGGGGCCGGGGAGATACCGCGCGCGGGCGATCTCCGCTTCGAGGGGGTGACCGTCCGCTACCCCGGCCGGTCGTACGACGCCGTCACGGACGTCTCCTTCACCGTGGCACCCGGCGAGACGGTGGCCCTCGTCGGGCCGAGTGGCGTGGGCAAGTCGACCCTGCTGAACGTGCTGTTGGGGTTCACCGAGGCCACGGCGGGCTCCGTGCGAGTCGGGGGAGCCGATCTCTCCTCGCTCGACCTGGACGCGTGGCGAGCGCGGGTGGCCTGGGTGCCGCAACGGCCGCACCTGTACGCGGGGACGATCGCGGAGAACGTCCGGCTGGCCCGTCCGGACGCGGACGACACGGCGGTGCGCCAGGCCCTCGCCGACGCGGGGGCGCTCGGATTCGTGGACGCCCTGCCCGCCGGGGCCGACACGGTCCTCGGTGAGGACGGCGTCGGACTCTCCGCCGGACAGCGCCAACGCCTCGCCCTCGCCCGGGCGTTCCTCGCCGACCGGCCCGTGCTGCTCCTCGACGAGCCGACGGCCTCGCTGGACGGGGAGACCGAGGCGGAGGTCGTCCAGGCGGTACGGCGGCTGGCAGTGGGCCGGACCGTGCTGCTGGTGGTCCACCGCCCGGCCCTGCTGGAGGTGGCGGACCGAGTGGTGCGACTGGAGGCGGCCTCGGGCCGCGGGGCGGCACCGGCCGCCGAGCGTGAGCGAGCGGTCGCCGTGTCCGCTCTGCCGGAACGACAGGAGGCCCTGGAGCCCGCGCCCGGGGAAGACCTGCCACTGGAGCAGGGCGGAGGCGTGCTGACCCGGGTCCGTCGGATGGCCGGGCCGCGACGGGGACGGCTCACCCTCGCGCTGCTGCTCGGCAGCCTCGCGCTGGGCAGCGCGGTCGGGCTGATGGCGACCTCCGGATGGCTGATCTCGCGGGCCTCGCAGCAGCCCCCGGTGCTGTATCTGATGGTCGCGGTGACGGCGACGAGGGCGTTCGGGATCGGACGGGCGGTGTTCCGGTACACCGAGCGACTGGTGTCGCACGACGCCGTGCTGCGGATGCTGGCCGACACGAGGGTGGCCGTCTACCGGCGACTGGAGCGGCTCGCCCCCGCCGGACTGCGGACGATCCGACGGGGCGACCTGCTCTCACGGCTGGTCGCCGACGTGGACGCGTTGCAGGACTACTGGGTGCGTTGGCTGCTGCCCGCCGGTGCCGCGGTGACCGTCTCCGCCGCCTCCGTCGGATTCACCGCGTGGCTGCTGCCCGAGGCGGGAGCCGCGCTGGCCGTCGGTCTGCTCGCCGCCGGGGCCGGGGTTCCTCTCGTGACCGGTGCCGTGGCCCGACGGGCGGAGTACCGGCTCGCGCCGGCCCGTGGAGTGCTGGCCACCCGCGTGGCCGATCTGCTCACCGGCACCGCCGAGTTGGCGGTCGCGGGCGCCCTGCCCACGCGTACGGCGGAGGCGCGCCGGGCCGACCAGGCGCTCACCCGGATCGCGTCCCGGGCCGCCACGGCCACCGCGCTCGGTGACGGGCTCACCGCGCTCGTCTCCGGGCTCACCGTCGCCGCCACCGCGCTCTTCGGCGCACAGGCGGTCGTCGACGGGCGGCTGAGCGGCGTGGCCATGGCCGTCGTCGTGCTCACCCCGCTGGCCGCGTTCGAAGCGGTACTGGGGATGCCGCTCGCCGTCCAGTTCCGCCAACGGGTGCGCAGGAGCGCGGAGCGCGTGTACGAGGTGCTGGACACACCCGATCCCGTTCGTGAACCGGAGGAACCGGCAGAGGCGCCGCTGTCGCCGTTCCCGCTGCGGCTCGAAGGGCTCGGCGCACGGTACGCCGGGCAGGACCGGAACGCGCTCACCGCGCTGGACCTCACCCTCGACGAGGGCCGCAGGATCGCCGTGGTCGGGGTCTCGGGTGCGGGCAAGACGACGCTCGCGCAGGTGCTGCTGCGGTTCCTGGACGCGCGCGAGGGAACCTACACGCTGGGCGGCGTGGACGCGGGCACGCTCGACGGGGACGCCGTGCGGCGGCTCGTGGGGCTGTGCGCCCAGGACGCGCACCTCTTCGACAGTTCGGTACGGGAGAACCTGCTGCTCGCGAGGAAGGACGCCGGCGAGGCGGAGCTGCGGGACGCGCTCGCGCGGGCCCGACTGCTCGACTGGGCCGACGAACTGCCCGACGGGCTCGACACCTTGATCGGCGAGCACGGGGCACGGCTGTCCGGCGGTCAGCGTCAGCGGCTCGCTCTCGCCCGCGCGCTGCTGGCCGACTTCCCGGTGCTCGTCCTCGACGAGCCCGCCGAGCACCTGGACCTGCCGACGGCGGACGCGCTCACGGCGGACCTGCTGGCCGCGACCGAGGGCCGTACGACCCTGCTGATCACCCATCGGCTGGCCGGCCTCGACGCGGTGGACGAAGTCGTCGTCCTGGCGGAGGGACGTGTCGCGCAGCGCGGGACCTACGCGGAACTGGCCCTGGTGGACGGCCCCTTGCGGGAGATGCTGGAACGGGAGGCGGCGGGGGAACTGCTGGCCGGTGTCTGA
- a CDS encoding cytochrome ubiquinol oxidase subunit I, with protein sequence MDLALAPETLARWQFGITTVYHFLFVPLTISLAALTAGLQTAWVRSGKEKYLQATKFWGKLFLINIAMGVVTGIVQEFQFGMNWSDYSRFVGDVFGAPLAFEALIAFFFESTFIGLWIFGWDKLPQKIHLACIWMVSIGTILSAYFILAANSWMQHPVGYRINEAKGRAELTDFWLVLTQNTALTQVFHTLAAAFLAGGAFMVGIAAFHLARKKHIPMMKTSLRLGLVTVVVAGMLTAISGDLLGKVMFKQQPMKMAAAEALWDGEAPAPFSVFAYGDVDEGHNKVAIEIPGLLSFLANDDFDSYVPGINDVNKSEQEKFGPGDYRPNIPVAYWGFRWMIGFGMASVAIGAVGLWLTRRKFLLPQHLRVGDDEVPHLVLLPKKALGPTLTKWYWRIAVLTLGFPLIASSWGWIFTEMGRQPWVVYGVLRTEDAVSPGVSQGEIITSMIVFTTLYAILAVVEVKLLVKYVKAGPPELTEADLNPPTKIGGDSRDADKPMAFSY encoded by the coding sequence GTGGATCTCGCTCTGGCGCCGGAGACTCTGGCGCGATGGCAGTTCGGCATCACGACCGTCTACCACTTCCTCTTCGTCCCCCTGACGATCTCGCTCGCCGCGCTCACCGCGGGCCTGCAGACCGCCTGGGTGCGCTCGGGGAAGGAGAAGTACCTCCAGGCCACCAAGTTCTGGGGCAAGCTCTTCCTGATCAACATCGCGATGGGTGTCGTCACTGGCATCGTGCAGGAGTTCCAGTTCGGGATGAACTGGTCCGACTACTCCCGCTTCGTCGGTGATGTCTTCGGAGCCCCGCTCGCCTTCGAGGCGCTGATCGCCTTCTTCTTCGAGTCCACCTTCATCGGTCTGTGGATCTTCGGCTGGGACAAGCTCCCGCAGAAGATCCATCTGGCCTGCATCTGGATGGTCTCCATAGGCACGATCCTGTCGGCGTACTTCATCCTCGCGGCCAACTCGTGGATGCAGCACCCGGTGGGCTATCGGATCAACGAGGCGAAGGGCCGGGCCGAGCTCACCGACTTCTGGCTCGTCCTGACCCAGAACACCGCGCTGACCCAGGTCTTCCACACCCTCGCGGCGGCCTTCCTCGCCGGCGGAGCCTTCATGGTCGGCATCGCCGCCTTCCACCTGGCCCGCAAGAAGCACATCCCGATGATGAAGACCTCGCTGCGCCTCGGCCTGGTCACCGTCGTGGTCGCCGGCATGCTCACCGCGATCAGCGGCGACCTGCTCGGCAAGGTCATGTTCAAGCAGCAGCCGATGAAGATGGCCGCCGCCGAGGCCCTGTGGGACGGCGAGGCGCCCGCGCCGTTCTCCGTCTTCGCCTACGGCGACGTCGACGAGGGCCACAACAAGGTCGCCATCGAGATCCCCGGCCTGCTGTCCTTCCTCGCCAACGACGACTTCGACTCGTACGTCCCCGGCATCAACGACGTCAACAAGTCCGAGCAGGAGAAGTTCGGGCCCGGCGACTACCGGCCCAACATCCCCGTCGCCTACTGGGGCTTCCGCTGGATGATCGGCTTCGGCATGGCCTCCGTCGCGATCGGCGCGGTCGGCCTCTGGCTCACCCGCCGGAAGTTCCTGCTGCCGCAGCACCTGCGGGTCGGCGACGACGAGGTGCCGCATCTCGTCCTGCTGCCGAAGAAGGCCCTCGGTCCGACACTCACCAAGTGGTACTGGCGCATCGCGGTCCTCACCCTCGGCTTCCCGCTGATCGCCAGCTCCTGGGGCTGGATCTTCACCGAGATGGGCCGCCAGCCCTGGGTCGTCTACGGCGTGCTGCGCACCGAGGACGCGGTCTCCCCCGGTGTCTCCCAGGGCGAGATCATCACCTCGATGATCGTCTTCACCACGCTGTACGCGATCCTCGCCGTCGTCGAGGTCAAGCTGCTCGTGAAGTACGTCAAGGCGGGACCGCCCGAGCTGACGGAGGCCGACCTCAACCCGCCCACGAAGATCGGCGGCGACTCCCGTGACGCCGACAAGCCGATGGCCTTCTCGTACTAG
- a CDS encoding metallophosphoesterase, translating into MVEGSMTQGAGQGPEVRTPTVRDFRVPAYVHEAGPYGHSADPGEASGPAEDPEGYPDGYTPTQRDLPVINRGDTLQVVIDPETTAVEPASDRPSPLFVVGDVHGYLDELLAALHEKGLVDAAGNWSAGTARLWFLGDFTDRGPDGIGVIDLVMRLSAEAAAAGGYCKALMGNHELLLLGAKRFGDTPVNSGAGTATFQAAWLLNGGQKTDMDRLQDHHLQWMARLDAMEEVDGHLLVHSDTTAYRDYGDSIEAVNDTVRETITRNDPDEVWDLFRKFTRRFSFRDEGGADAVRSLLETYGGSRIVHGHSPIPYLLGEVGSEDGEDGTGPSVDGPYTYADGLAVAMDGGVTMAGKLLVQELPLPT; encoded by the coding sequence GTGGTGGAGGGGTCGATGACTCAGGGGGCCGGTCAGGGACCCGAGGTGCGGACGCCGACGGTGCGCGATTTCCGCGTGCCCGCGTACGTCCACGAGGCCGGTCCGTACGGACACTCCGCGGACCCCGGTGAAGCCTCCGGGCCCGCCGAGGACCCTGAGGGCTACCCCGACGGGTACACCCCGACCCAGCGCGACCTTCCGGTGATCAACCGGGGCGACACGCTCCAGGTCGTGATCGACCCGGAGACCACGGCGGTCGAGCCGGCCTCCGACAGGCCGAGCCCGCTCTTCGTCGTCGGGGACGTCCACGGCTACCTGGACGAGCTCCTCGCCGCGCTCCACGAGAAGGGCCTCGTCGACGCCGCGGGCAACTGGTCGGCGGGCACCGCCCGGCTCTGGTTCCTCGGCGACTTCACCGACCGGGGCCCGGACGGCATCGGCGTCATCGACCTCGTGATGCGCCTGTCCGCCGAGGCCGCCGCGGCCGGCGGCTACTGCAAGGCCCTCATGGGCAACCACGAACTTCTGCTGCTGGGCGCCAAGCGCTTCGGCGACACCCCCGTCAACTCCGGCGCCGGCACGGCCACCTTCCAGGCCGCCTGGCTCCTCAACGGCGGCCAGAAGACCGACATGGACCGCCTCCAGGACCACCACCTCCAGTGGATGGCCCGTCTGGACGCCATGGAAGAGGTCGACGGCCACCTCCTGGTGCACTCCGACACCACCGCCTACCGCGACTACGGCGACTCCATCGAGGCGGTCAACGACACCGTCCGCGAGACGATCACGCGCAACGACCCGGACGAGGTCTGGGACCTCTTCCGCAAGTTCACCCGTCGCTTCTCCTTCCGCGACGAGGGCGGCGCCGATGCCGTGCGCTCACTGCTCGAGACCTACGGCGGCAGCCGCATCGTCCATGGTCACAGCCCGATTCCGTACCTCCTGGGAGAGGTCGGCTCGGAGGACGGCGAAGACGGAACGGGCCCCTCGGTCGACGGGCCGTACACCTATGCGGACGGTCTGGCCGTCGCCATGGACGGCGGTGTGACCATGGCCGGAAAGCTGCTGGTCCAGGAACTTCCGCTGCCTACCTGA
- a CDS encoding recombinase family protein, producing MTDAARRFGWLVVYRYTDNDKSASKESVVRDDFEQLLNDLTAGTTPEGYPVHGVMAVNDDRLYRRPSDWERYLKAFTSHEDRVYHDSNGKQDLYAEGFEIKGLVGVAVSLGETRKKQRRSRNSHRSRAIRGQSVAAWRPFGWDDDKETLRPQEAEAIRTAVHDVIAGASISEITRRWKEAEFITSRGNPFQYQTVKQVLMNARLCGYREIKGEIVRDGDDQPIVGEWEAIITPKEWFAVTAKIRERGGGTGMPRGGLVHKYLLTGILRCGNVLEDGTVCNNKMIGIKANDWLKYRHAYMCKKTVDGGCNKTYKRGDKTDESIERLVVAKLVRDAESKAQDVPDWDKADALERAIKSRKELERRWHDDEDTDIDDEAFFRNLPVLERRIKELRADQAKHAALQAEAEEAREDIAKSWESKTLTQKRDAIKKVLSAIVAVPGGKGNKTFDPELLRPVWRTSGE from the coding sequence ATGACCGACGCCGCCCGCAGGTTCGGGTGGTTAGTCGTCTACCGCTACACGGACAACGACAAGAGCGCCAGCAAGGAGAGCGTCGTCCGCGACGACTTCGAGCAGCTACTCAACGACCTCACGGCCGGTACGACTCCCGAGGGGTATCCCGTCCACGGCGTCATGGCCGTGAACGACGACCGTCTGTACCGACGCCCGAGTGACTGGGAGCGGTACCTGAAGGCGTTCACCTCACACGAGGACCGCGTCTACCACGACTCGAACGGCAAGCAAGATCTCTACGCGGAAGGGTTCGAGATCAAGGGGCTCGTCGGAGTCGCCGTGTCTCTCGGCGAGACGAGGAAGAAGCAGCGTCGCAGCAGGAACAGTCACCGCAGCCGGGCGATCCGAGGGCAGTCTGTAGCCGCATGGCGCCCCTTCGGATGGGACGACGACAAGGAGACGTTGCGTCCGCAGGAGGCGGAGGCGATCCGGACGGCCGTGCACGACGTGATCGCGGGTGCCTCGATCTCGGAGATCACGCGTCGGTGGAAGGAAGCCGAGTTCATCACGAGTCGCGGCAACCCCTTCCAGTACCAGACGGTCAAGCAGGTCCTGATGAACGCGCGTCTCTGTGGCTATCGGGAGATCAAGGGCGAGATCGTCCGCGACGGCGACGACCAGCCCATCGTGGGCGAGTGGGAAGCGATCATCACGCCGAAGGAATGGTTCGCTGTCACGGCCAAGATCAGGGAGCGGGGCGGCGGAACCGGGATGCCGCGCGGTGGGCTGGTCCACAAGTACCTGCTGACCGGCATTCTCAGGTGCGGCAACGTGCTGGAGGACGGCACGGTCTGCAACAACAAGATGATCGGCATCAAGGCGAACGACTGGCTCAAGTACCGGCACGCGTACATGTGCAAGAAGACCGTGGACGGGGGCTGCAACAAGACGTACAAGCGAGGCGACAAGACCGACGAGAGCATTGAAAGGCTGGTCGTCGCCAAGCTTGTGAGGGATGCCGAGAGCAAGGCTCAGGACGTGCCGGACTGGGACAAGGCCGATGCGTTGGAGCGAGCGATCAAGAGCCGGAAAGAGCTGGAGCGTCGTTGGCACGACGACGAGGACACCGACATCGACGACGAGGCGTTCTTCCGCAACCTCCCCGTCTTGGAACGACGGATCAAGGAATTGCGGGCCGACCAGGCCAAGCACGCGGCCTTGCAGGCGGAGGCCGAGGAAGCCCGCGAGGACATCGCGAAGTCGTGGGAGTCGAAGACGCTCACGCAGAAACGCGATGCGATCAAGAAGGTCTTGAGCGCGATCGTCGCCGTGCCGGGTGGGAAGGGCAACAAGACCTTTGATCCCGAACTCCTCAGGCCCGTGTGGAGGACTTCCGGCGAGTGA
- the cydB gene encoding cytochrome d ubiquinol oxidase subunit II translates to MELHDVWFVLIAVLWIGYFFLEGFDFGVGVLTKLLARNRPEKRVLINTIGPVWDGNEVWLLSAGGATFAAFPEWYATLFSGFYLPLLLILACLIVRGVAFEYRVKRPEENWQRNWETAIFWTSLLPAFLWGVAFANIVRGVKIDRDFEYVGSLADLLNPYALLGGLVTLTLFTFHGTVFVGLKTVGDIRERARTLALRVGAVTAGVALLFLLWTQIEKGDGASLVAAGVAVAALVVALVAVRAGREGWAFALSGVTIVAAVAMLFLTLFPNVMPSSLNEDWSLTVTNASSSPYTLKIMTWCAAIATPVVMLYQGWTYWVFRKRIGTQHIAESVH, encoded by the coding sequence ATGGAACTTCACGACGTCTGGTTCGTCCTCATCGCCGTCCTGTGGATCGGCTACTTCTTCCTGGAGGGCTTCGACTTCGGGGTCGGTGTCCTCACCAAACTGCTGGCCCGGAACCGTCCGGAGAAGCGGGTCCTCATCAACACCATCGGGCCCGTCTGGGACGGCAACGAGGTCTGGCTGCTCTCGGCGGGCGGCGCGACCTTCGCCGCCTTCCCCGAGTGGTACGCCACCCTCTTCTCCGGCTTCTACCTGCCGCTGCTGCTCATCCTGGCCTGCCTGATCGTCCGCGGTGTGGCCTTCGAGTACCGGGTGAAGCGGCCCGAGGAGAACTGGCAGCGCAACTGGGAGACGGCGATCTTCTGGACCTCGCTGCTTCCCGCCTTCCTGTGGGGCGTGGCCTTCGCCAACATCGTGCGCGGGGTCAAGATCGACCGTGACTTCGAGTACGTGGGCAGCCTCGCCGACCTGCTCAACCCGTACGCCCTGCTGGGCGGTCTGGTCACGCTGACCCTGTTCACCTTCCACGGAACGGTGTTCGTCGGCCTCAAGACCGTCGGGGACATCCGTGAGCGGGCACGCACGCTGGCCCTGAGGGTGGGTGCCGTGACGGCCGGAGTGGCGCTGCTCTTCCTGCTCTGGACGCAGATCGAGAAGGGTGACGGCGCCTCCCTGGTCGCCGCGGGCGTGGCGGTCGCCGCGCTGGTGGTGGCGCTGGTGGCGGTTCGGGCGGGACGCGAGGGCTGGGCGTTCGCCCTGTCGGGGGTCACCATCGTGGCCGCCGTCGCGATGCTCTTCCTGACGCTCTTCCCGAACGTCATGCCGTCCTCGCTGAACGAGGACTGGAGCCTGACGGTCACCAATGCCTCGTCCAGCCCGTACACCCTGAAGATCATGACGTGGTGCGCGGCCATCGCCACCCCGGTGGTCATGCTCTACCAGGGGTGGACCTACTGGGTGTTCCGCAAGCGGATCGGTACACAGCACATCGCCGAGTCGGTGCACTGA
- the hisC gene encoding histidinol-phosphate transaminase gives MSETSPKLRAELEGIPTYKPGKPAAAGGPVAYKLSSNENPYPPLPGVLESVTGSAASFNRYPDMACTGLMSELADRFGVPVTDLATGTGSVGVAQQLVQATSGPGDEVIYAWRSFEAYPIITQISGATSVQVPLTPGDVHDLDAMADAITDRTRLIFVCNPNNPTGTAVRRAELERFLDRVPGDVLVVLDEAYREFVRDVEVPDGVEFYRERPNVCVLRTFSKAYGLAGLRVGFAIAHEPVAAALRKTAVPFGVSQLAQDAAVASLRAEDELLGRVGSLVCERNRVLEGLRGQGWTVPETQANFVWLRLGERTVEFAGACEQAGVVVRPFPGEGVRVTIGETEANDIFLKVTEEFRKEL, from the coding sequence GTGAGCGAGACGAGCCCCAAGCTGCGAGCCGAGCTGGAGGGTATCCCCACCTACAAGCCCGGCAAGCCGGCCGCGGCGGGCGGCCCGGTGGCGTACAAGCTGTCCTCCAACGAGAACCCGTATCCGCCGCTGCCCGGTGTGCTGGAGAGCGTGACGGGGTCGGCCGCGTCCTTCAACCGGTACCCGGACATGGCGTGCACGGGGCTGATGAGCGAGCTCGCGGACCGGTTCGGGGTGCCGGTCACGGACCTCGCCACGGGCACCGGCTCGGTCGGTGTGGCTCAGCAGCTGGTCCAGGCGACCTCGGGGCCGGGCGACGAGGTGATCTACGCCTGGCGGTCGTTCGAGGCGTATCCGATCATCACGCAGATCAGCGGGGCCACGTCCGTGCAGGTGCCCTTGACGCCGGGCGATGTGCACGACCTGGACGCGATGGCGGACGCGATCACCGACCGGACGCGGCTGATTTTCGTCTGCAACCCGAACAATCCGACGGGTACGGCGGTCCGCCGCGCCGAGCTGGAGCGGTTCCTCGACCGGGTGCCCGGCGATGTTCTCGTCGTGCTGGACGAGGCGTACCGCGAATTCGTGCGGGACGTCGAGGTGCCGGACGGCGTCGAGTTCTATCGCGAGCGGCCGAACGTCTGTGTGCTGCGTACCTTCTCCAAGGCGTACGGGCTCGCGGGACTGCGCGTGGGATTCGCGATCGCTCACGAGCCGGTGGCGGCCGCGCTGCGGAAGACGGCTGTGCCGTTCGGTGTGAGCCAACTCGCACAGGACGCCGCCGTCGCCTCGCTGCGTGCCGAGGACGAGCTGCTCGGCCGGGTCGGTTCGCTGGTCTGCGAGCGGAACCGGGTGCTCGAGGGGCTGCGCGGTCAGGGCTGGACGGTGCCGGAGACGCAGGCCAACTTCGTCTGGCTGCGGCTGGGGGAGCGCACCGTCGAGTTCGCCGGTGCGTGCGAGCAGGCCGGAGTCGTCGTGCGGCCGTTCCCGGGTGAGGGTGTGCGGGTGACGATCGGCGAGACCGAGGCCAACGACATCTTCCTGAAGGTCACAGAAGAGTTCCGCAAGGAGCTGTAG
- a CDS encoding LacI family DNA-binding transcriptional regulator: MTAAGKHQVSRAETPRRGSRSGRAGIRDVAAAAGVSITTVSDALNGKGRLPDATRRHVREVADRLGYRPSAAARTLRTGKSGLIGLTVTTYGDEPFTFTEFAYFAEMARAATSAALARGYALVILPATSRHDVWSNVALDGTVVIDPSDHDPVVSELVRQGLPVVSDGRPAGSLPVTAWVDNDHEAAVLGILDHLADAGARRIGLLTGTSTDTYTHLSTTAYLRWCERVGQDPVYEAYPAHDPCAGAVAADRLLARPDRPDAVYGLFDPNGTDLLAAARRYGLRVPDDLLLVCCSESAVYATTEPPITTLSLKPRRIGTAVVQLLIDAIEGVESDQPVEQVIPTELIVRTSSERRPPRTTVSPPRSPEAG, translated from the coding sequence ATGACAGCAGCAGGGAAGCACCAGGTGAGCCGCGCGGAAACTCCCCGCCGAGGCAGCCGGTCGGGCCGGGCGGGCATCCGGGACGTGGCCGCCGCCGCCGGAGTCTCCATCACGACCGTTTCCGACGCCCTCAACGGCAAGGGCCGGCTCCCGGACGCCACCCGACGCCATGTACGCGAGGTCGCCGACCGACTTGGCTACCGCCCCTCGGCGGCCGCCCGAACTCTCAGAACCGGCAAATCGGGCCTCATCGGCCTGACCGTGACCACCTACGGGGATGAACCTTTCACCTTCACCGAGTTCGCGTACTTCGCGGAAATGGCGCGGGCCGCCACCTCGGCCGCGCTGGCCCGGGGCTACGCCCTGGTCATCCTCCCCGCGACCTCGCGACACGACGTGTGGTCGAACGTCGCCCTGGACGGCACCGTGGTCATCGACCCCTCCGACCACGACCCGGTCGTCAGCGAGTTGGTCCGCCAGGGATTACCGGTGGTCTCCGACGGCCGACCGGCCGGCTCACTGCCGGTCACCGCGTGGGTCGACAACGACCATGAGGCCGCCGTCCTCGGCATCCTCGACCACCTGGCCGACGCGGGCGCCCGCCGGATCGGGCTCCTCACCGGCACGTCGACGGACACGTACACACATCTCTCCACCACCGCATACCTGCGCTGGTGCGAGCGCGTCGGACAGGATCCTGTCTACGAGGCCTATCCGGCGCACGATCCGTGCGCCGGAGCCGTCGCGGCCGACCGACTCCTGGCCCGGCCGGACCGCCCGGACGCGGTCTACGGCCTCTTCGACCCGAACGGCACCGACCTGCTGGCCGCGGCCCGGCGGTACGGCCTGCGCGTCCCCGACGACCTGCTGCTGGTCTGCTGCAGCGAGTCGGCGGTGTACGCGACCACCGAGCCGCCGATCACTACGCTCTCGCTGAAGCCGCGCAGGATCGGCACGGCGGTGGTCCAGCTCCTCATCGACGCGATCGAGGGGGTCGAATCGGACCAACCGGTCGAGCAGGTGATACCGACGGAGTTGATCGTGCGGACCTCGTCCGAGCGGCGTCCACCGCGTACGACGGTCAGCCCGCCACGATCACCTGAAGCGGGTTGA